From a region of the Falco cherrug isolate bFalChe1 chromosome 9, bFalChe1.pri, whole genome shotgun sequence genome:
- the SLC16A9 gene encoding monocarboxylate transporter 9 gives MVFRKPPDGGWGWVIVVVSFFTQFLCYGSPLAVGVLYLEWLDAFGEGKGKTAWVGSLANGIGLLASPVCSICVSSFGARPVAIFSGFMVAGGLMMSSFAPNIYFLYISYGIVVGLGCGLLYTATVTITCHYFDKRRGLALGLISTGSSVGLFIYAALQRELIELYGLDGCLLIVGALSLNILACGSLMRPLESSDSLPPEKTCVNKVPDQYFVYHEKEKTVEENISILEKGYIDEKCVNNMPEYKQDSILNKNVLSSINVNEKDTYKKKVVEQTNFCKQLAKKKWQLYLNYWEETVVLFKNKVFSALFVAILLFDVGGFPPSLLMEDVARSANINEDDYRMPLISIIGIMTAVGKLTLGILADFKWVNTLYLYVTTLLMTGVALFAIPFAKSYLTLAMLSGVLGFLTGNWSIFPYVTTKTVGIEKLTHAYGILMFFAGLGNSLGPPIVGWFYDWTQEYDTAFYFSGFCVLLGGFLLLLAALPCWNACTNQSSKLPPNTYSYKVASSA, from the exons ATGGTATTTCGGAAACCACCAGAtggtggctggggctgggtgatTGTTGTCGTTTCCTTCTTTACTCAATTCTTGTGTTACGGATCACCGCTGGCAGTGGGAGTCTTGTATTTAGAGTGGCTGGATGCttttggagaagggaaaggcaagACTGCTTGGGTTGGATCACTAGCAAATGGAATCGGATTGCTTGCCA GTCCTGTCTGCAGTATATGTGTATCATCTTTTGGAGCAAGACCAGTAGCAATCTTCAGTGGCTTTATGGTGGCTGGGGGCCTCATGATGAGCAGTTTTGCACCTAACATATACTTTCTATATATTTCATACGGGATTGTTGTTG ggcTTGGATGTGGCCTTTTGTATACTGCAACAGTTACCATCACATGCCACTATTTTGACAAACGCAGGGGCCTTGCACTTGGTCTGATTTCAACAG GTTCAAGTGTTGGACTCTTCATATATGCAGCATTGCAAAGAGAGCTTATTGAGCTCTATGGGCTGGACGGTTGTCTGCTAATAGTTGGTGCACTGTCTCTAAATATATTAGCATGTGGCAGCCTAATGAGACCGTTAGAGTCATCTGATTCCCTTCCACCAGAAAAAACGTGTGTAAACAAAGTCCCAGATCAATATTTTGTTtaccatgaaaaagaaaagactgttgaAGAAAATATAAGCATCCTTGAAAAGGGCTACATTGATGAAAAATGTGTGAACAATATGCCTGAATACAAACAGGAtagcattttaaataagaatgtATTAAGCTCAATAAATGTAAATGAGAAAGACACTTATAAAAAGAAAGTTGTAGAACAGACAAACTTCTGCAAGCAACTCGCCAAAAAGAAGTGGCAGCTCTATTTAAACTACTGGGAGGAAACCGTGGTTCTTTTTaagaacaaagtattttcagcTCTCTTTGTTGCCATCTTGCTCTTTGATGTTGGTGGatttcctccttctctgctCATGGAGGATGTAGCAAGAAGTGCAAACATTAATGAAGATGATTATCGTATGCCCCTTATTTCCATTATAGGCATTATGACTGCTGTGGGCAAACTTACCTTGGGAATACTGGCAGATTTCAAGTGGGTTAACACTTTATATCTATACGTAACTACCTTACTAATGACAGGAGTGGCCTTGTTTGCAATTCCATTTGCCAAAAGTTACCTTACATTAGCGATGCTttctggggttttgggttttctgACTGGGAACTGGTCGATTTTTCCATATGTAACAACGAAGACTGTGGGAATTGAGAAACTGACTCACGCGTATGGGATATTGATGTTCTTTGCTGGACTTGGAAATAGCCTCGGACCACCAATTGTAG GTTGGTTTTACGACTGGACGCAGGAGTATGACACTGCATTCTATTTCAGTGGCTTTTGTGTCTTACTGGGTggatttcttctgctgttggCAGCGTTACCCTGCTGGAATGCCTGTACCAACCAGAGCTCAAAGCTGCCCCCAAATACTTACTCCTACAAAGTTGCATCTAGTGCTTAG